In Blastopirellula sp. J2-11, a single genomic region encodes these proteins:
- a CDS encoding cytochrome c, producing the protein MRNACLIALLLTIATVGSAAAQQPQRRAKLPANFDNTGASFIFSRDVFGELLTGQRPAALSQKATPAMVASSGGMSGGPGGGMSPGPGGAAPAGSGKDWSFITPEVIQDEVKQLNLELAPIAMNIREFKGGGYAVCRRNFTELAMLFEIINETSQDVRWKESSLGARDAFWKTADVCKVGTDQSFAAVKQRSTDLDDLVRGSSPAFSEGDPDATWESIADRPPLMQRLDMGFEKKLKKWVASEAEFRSNKSEILHEAQIIAAIAQAMKQEGFDYYDDDDYVGFCDKMHNAALDMVKAVTNDDPALAREAGGAIAGACSDCHGSYR; encoded by the coding sequence ATGCGAAACGCCTGCTTGATCGCTCTCTTGCTTACGATTGCTACCGTCGGTTCCGCCGCCGCGCAACAACCGCAGCGCCGCGCCAAGTTGCCAGCCAATTTTGACAATACCGGCGCCTCGTTCATTTTCTCGCGGGATGTTTTTGGCGAATTGCTGACCGGGCAACGCCCTGCAGCGCTCAGTCAGAAGGCGACGCCAGCGATGGTTGCGTCGAGCGGTGGAATGTCGGGAGGTCCAGGCGGCGGGATGTCACCTGGTCCCGGCGGCGCAGCCCCGGCAGGGAGCGGCAAAGATTGGAGCTTTATCACGCCGGAAGTGATTCAAGACGAGGTCAAACAGCTGAATCTAGAGCTGGCTCCGATCGCGATGAATATTCGTGAGTTCAAAGGGGGCGGGTACGCCGTGTGCCGTCGCAACTTTACCGAGCTGGCGATGCTGTTCGAGATCATCAACGAAACTTCGCAGGATGTCCGCTGGAAAGAGTCTTCGCTGGGCGCTCGCGATGCGTTTTGGAAAACGGCGGACGTTTGCAAAGTGGGGACCGATCAATCGTTCGCCGCTGTCAAACAGCGATCCACCGATCTTGACGATCTCGTGCGCGGCAGTTCGCCTGCTTTCAGCGAAGGCGATCCCGATGCGACCTGGGAGTCGATCGCCGATCGCCCGCCGTTGATGCAGCGGTTAGATATGGGCTTTGAAAAGAAGTTGAAGAAGTGGGTCGCTAGTGAGGCCGAATTCCGCAGCAACAAGTCCGAGATCCTGCACGAAGCGCAGATCATCGCCGCGATCGCGCAAGCGATGAAGCAAGAGGGCTTCGACTACTACGACGATGACGACTATGTCGGCTTTTGCGACAAGATGCACAACGCCGCACTCGACATGGTCAAAGCGGTCACCAATGACGACCCCGCTCTGGCGCGCGAAGCAGGCGGCGCGATCGCCGGCGCCTGTTCCGATTGCCACGGCAGCTATCGGTAG
- a CDS encoding DUF1598 domain-containing protein has translation MSRLFPLTLLLTMVVTWGHAPAVWGAGPDPMMADFDALLVAGEFPPAIDLAKKAKTVEQRDQMYARLARAQAAGGAKQAAISSARSIASDQYRTETLIGLEKPLTARPGAMGGGVEPDFDQLIDLITTTIQPETWDLLGGPGAIAPFESGVYVDSKGTLQRAELRDRSGRLELIREATSSDSGNRRAAVSSPLRKISLNRLEREVHLKMAAGEPLDGEMVRLAGIYKVKYVLVYPETGDVVIAGPAGNWAPNAEGRVVNIETQRPTLRLDDLVVVMRNAQREMGRYGCSITPYQERLAATQDFLKKSGEKSLNPRQRDKWLDDLRQTLGKQEIEVYGVDADTHVARILVEADYHMKRIGMGLEEGTLDVPSYLSMVELGPDETPPPMDVLRWWFALNYSAVATTKSRDIFEIRGPGVQVLSENEMLAKDGERIHTGKSSTLNETFAHNFTKHYEALSQKYPIYAELQNVFDLTLVAAIIEKESLASRGDWGQTYFGVEGRYRPERLLVAKEVETIMNHKVINKKHIIAGVSGGVRVDASKFITDENFKLDEYGVLDADLKGSVVPPKMEAEAWWWD, from the coding sequence ATGTCTCGGCTTTTTCCCCTCACATTGCTGCTCACGATGGTCGTCACCTGGGGCCATGCTCCGGCTGTGTGGGGGGCAGGGCCTGATCCGATGATGGCCGACTTTGACGCGTTGCTGGTGGCCGGCGAATTTCCGCCGGCGATCGATCTCGCTAAAAAAGCGAAAACCGTCGAACAGCGTGATCAGATGTACGCTCGTTTGGCTCGCGCTCAGGCGGCTGGCGGCGCCAAGCAAGCTGCGATCTCGAGCGCTCGCTCGATCGCCAGCGATCAATACCGAACCGAAACGTTGATTGGGCTCGAGAAGCCGTTGACCGCCCGACCGGGGGCGATGGGAGGAGGGGTCGAGCCCGACTTCGATCAGCTCATTGATTTAATCACGACGACGATCCAACCAGAAACATGGGATCTGTTGGGCGGTCCGGGCGCGATCGCGCCGTTTGAAAGCGGCGTTTATGTCGATTCCAAAGGAACGCTGCAACGCGCCGAACTACGTGATCGGTCGGGACGTTTAGAGCTGATCCGTGAAGCGACCTCGAGCGACTCGGGCAATCGTCGCGCCGCGGTTAGCTCGCCGCTTCGCAAAATCTCGCTGAATCGTTTGGAGCGGGAAGTTCATCTGAAGATGGCGGCCGGCGAACCGTTGGATGGCGAGATGGTGCGACTTGCCGGGATCTACAAAGTAAAATACGTCCTGGTCTACCCAGAGACCGGCGATGTCGTGATCGCCGGACCTGCCGGCAATTGGGCGCCCAACGCCGAAGGTCGCGTCGTCAACATCGAGACGCAACGTCCTACGTTGCGTTTGGACGATCTGGTCGTCGTCATGCGTAACGCACAACGCGAAATGGGACGCTATGGCTGCTCGATTACTCCCTATCAAGAACGACTCGCGGCGACGCAAGACTTTTTGAAAAAGTCAGGCGAGAAGAGTCTCAACCCGCGACAGCGGGACAAATGGCTCGATGATTTGCGTCAAACGCTCGGCAAACAAGAGATCGAAGTCTACGGGGTCGACGCCGATACGCACGTCGCGCGGATCCTGGTCGAGGCCGACTATCACATGAAACGGATCGGCATGGGCTTAGAAGAAGGAACGCTCGACGTTCCCAGCTATCTGTCGATGGTCGAACTGGGGCCTGACGAAACTCCGCCGCCGATGGACGTGTTGCGTTGGTGGTTCGCGCTCAACTATTCGGCCGTCGCGACAACCAAGTCGCGTGACATTTTTGAAATCCGCGGCCCCGGCGTTCAAGTGCTGAGCGAGAACGAGATGCTGGCCAAAGATGGAGAACGGATCCATACCGGCAAAAGCAGCACGCTCAACGAAACCTTCGCCCACAATTTCACCAAGCATTACGAAGCGCTCTCGCAAAAATATCCGATCTACGCCGAACTGCAAAACGTCTTTGATTTGACGTTGGTCGCGGCGATCATCGAGAAAGAATCGCTGGCCTCACGCGGCGATTGGGGACAGACTTATTTCGGCGTCGAAGGCCGCTATCGTCCCGAACGCTTGCTGGTCGCCAAAGAAGTCGAAACGATCATGAACCACAAAGTGATCAACAAAAAACATATCATCGCCGGCGTCAGCGGCGGCGTCCGCGTCGACGCTTCGAAGTTTATCACCGACGAAAACTTCAAGCTCGACGAATACGGCGTGCTCGACGCTGATCTCAAAGGAAGCGTCGTCCCGCCGAAGATGGAGGCGGAAGCTTGGTGGTGGGATTAA
- a CDS encoding YbjQ family protein — protein sequence MIVTTGNEIAGYQIVEYRGVIRGIVVRSTGIARGLIGGIRSIGGGNIPEYADVCEEARQHAYELMLQHAQEAGADAVIGMRYDATEFMQGATEVLAYGTAVKIQPVHF from the coding sequence ATGATCGTCACCACAGGCAACGAAATCGCCGGCTACCAGATCGTCGAGTACCGCGGCGTCATCCGTGGAATCGTAGTGCGATCGACAGGGATTGCCCGCGGTTTGATTGGAGGCATCCGCTCGATCGGCGGCGGCAATATTCCCGAGTATGCCGACGTCTGCGAAGAAGCGCGGCAGCATGCCTACGAACTGATGCTGCAGCACGCGCAGGAAGCGGGCGCCGATGCAGTCATTGGGATGCGCTATGACGCGACCGAATTTATGCAAGGCGCGACGGAAGTGCTTGCTTATGGGACCGCTGTAAAGATTCAACCGGTCCACTTCTAA
- a CDS encoding ATP-dependent Clp protease proteolytic subunit, protein MNHDEEDDQEPEKYEIAISGELGEDMSELYEKLIAVPEGGECTLYFDSPGGSSYAASALVSLIKLRRLKATGIVIGECSSAAIWPFAACYQRYVTRWSVLLFHPMRWQSEENIPLAEAREWVRHYKFLHEEMDVLLANLFGADEELINRWTHPGKFVIGPELAEAGLAELIEL, encoded by the coding sequence GTGAATCACGACGAGGAAGACGACCAAGAGCCGGAAAAGTACGAAATCGCAATCTCGGGCGAGCTGGGCGAAGACATGTCTGAGCTCTACGAAAAGCTGATCGCCGTGCCAGAAGGTGGAGAATGCACCCTTTACTTTGATTCTCCCGGCGGCAGCTCTTATGCGGCTTCGGCGCTCGTTTCGTTGATCAAATTGCGTCGTCTAAAAGCGACCGGCATCGTGATCGGCGAATGTTCGTCCGCCGCGATCTGGCCCTTCGCCGCTTGCTATCAGCGGTATGTCACGCGATGGAGCGTCCTGCTGTTTCACCCCATGCGCTGGCAAAGCGAAGAGAACATCCCGCTAGCCGAAGCCCGCGAGTGGGTGCGGCACTACAAGTTTCTCCACGAAGAAATGGACGTGCTGCTAGCAAATCTGTTTGGCGCCGATGAGGAGTTGATCAACCGCTGGACCCATCCCGGCAAGTTTGTCATCGGTCCCGAACTGGCCGAAGCCGGTCTGGCCGAATTGATCGAGCTTTAA
- a CDS encoding FAD:protein FMN transferase: protein MNSRKTNRRDFLRGKSAVDALHDLTSEPLPPPKSVKSAARPAGEGAESGADSEAPETPVEQDSYLVEVSREAMACTFAIFLNAGQHRLGAEAAVAALDKIDDYEEQLSIYRSSSEASRLNAAADFAPITIERGFFDLLVQAQQIYAETDGAFDITAGPLAKIWGFYQRKGRVPEKAELAAALAKVGSQHLTLNTENHSVFFEQSEMEINLGGIGKGYALDRVSEFLIQQGVDNFLFHGGTSSVLARGARLLGDTVGWRVGVPHPYLPGKRIGEVVLQNEALGTSGAAHQTFIEGGRSYGHVLDPRTGWPAEGVLSTTIVAPTAALSDALSTACFVMGPERTAAYCEKHPEVGVLFAMQGTRRNTFELRFCGAIEEKFVREEA, encoded by the coding sequence ATGAATTCTCGTAAAACGAACCGCCGCGACTTTTTACGGGGTAAATCGGCTGTGGATGCGCTCCACGACCTGACATCTGAGCCGTTACCGCCCCCCAAATCGGTAAAATCGGCGGCTCGCCCCGCTGGCGAAGGAGCCGAATCTGGCGCCGATAGCGAAGCGCCAGAAACCCCCGTCGAGCAGGACAGCTATTTGGTCGAAGTCAGCCGCGAAGCGATGGCCTGCACATTCGCCATTTTTTTGAACGCCGGCCAACACCGACTCGGCGCCGAAGCGGCGGTCGCCGCTCTCGACAAAATTGACGACTACGAAGAACAACTATCGATCTACCGTTCCAGCAGTGAAGCTTCGCGATTGAACGCCGCCGCCGATTTCGCGCCGATCACGATCGAACGGGGATTCTTCGATCTGCTCGTTCAAGCCCAACAAATCTACGCCGAAACCGACGGCGCCTTCGACATCACCGCCGGACCGCTCGCTAAGATCTGGGGCTTTTATCAGCGCAAAGGTCGCGTGCCTGAAAAAGCGGAACTCGCCGCCGCGCTGGCCAAGGTCGGCAGTCAACATCTGACGCTCAACACGGAAAACCATTCGGTCTTCTTTGAGCAGTCTGAGATGGAAATCAATCTCGGCGGCATCGGCAAAGGGTATGCGCTCGACCGCGTGAGCGAATTTCTGATCCAACAAGGAGTCGACAACTTTCTGTTCCACGGCGGAACCAGCAGCGTCTTGGCCCGCGGGGCACGACTGCTCGGCGACACCGTCGGGTGGCGCGTCGGCGTACCGCATCCCTATCTGCCCGGCAAACGAATCGGCGAAGTCGTGCTGCAAAACGAAGCGCTCGGAACCTCCGGCGCCGCGCATCAAACCTTCATCGAAGGAGGCCGCAGCTACGGCCATGTCCTGGATCCCCGTACCGGCTGGCCCGCCGAAGGCGTGCTGTCGACCACGATCGTCGCGCCGACCGCGGCACTCTCGGATGCGCTCTCGACCGCCTGCTTTGTCATGGGCCCCGAACGAACCGCCGCCTACTGCGAAAAGCATCCGGAAGTAGGCGTGCTGTTTGCGATGCAAGGGACGCGGCGGAATACGTTTGAGCTGCGGTTTTGCGGGGCGATTGAAGAGAAGTTTGTGCGGGAAGAAGCGTAA
- a CDS encoding sugar phosphate isomerase/epimerase family protein, which yields MNDFALNRRQWIAASGAMAAAAWSAPQQAAAAEPIAQRTAPMFKLSLAAYSYRKLLQGDKPQLTMADFIDDCAKMQLDGTELTSYYFPPNVSPEQLRELKRQAFLLGLSISGTAVGNDFGHPAGAQRDKQIADVKRWIDNAAILSAPVIRIFAGHAKKGVSPDESHRLMVEGMQEVCDYAGKQGVFLALENHGGPTATAVGLLKLVKAVDSPWFGVNLDTGNFHGEDIYGDLAKVAPYALNVQVKVVVSGPDGKKVPTDFAQIAKILRDANYRGFVVLEYEENADPREECPKFVEILRKALA from the coding sequence GTGAACGACTTCGCCCTCAATCGTCGCCAATGGATCGCCGCTTCGGGGGCAATGGCCGCCGCCGCATGGAGTGCGCCGCAACAGGCCGCGGCCGCCGAGCCGATCGCCCAGCGGACTGCGCCGATGTTTAAATTGAGTCTCGCCGCCTATAGCTATCGAAAACTGCTGCAAGGAGACAAGCCCCAGCTGACGATGGCCGACTTTATTGACGACTGCGCCAAGATGCAACTCGATGGAACCGAGTTGACCTCGTACTACTTTCCGCCAAACGTTTCGCCAGAACAACTTCGTGAACTGAAACGCCAGGCGTTTCTGCTTGGCCTAAGCATCAGCGGCACGGCGGTCGGAAACGACTTTGGACATCCGGCCGGCGCGCAGCGGGACAAGCAAATTGCGGACGTCAAAAGGTGGATCGACAACGCCGCAATTCTCTCGGCCCCGGTGATTCGCATCTTCGCCGGCCATGCGAAGAAAGGCGTTTCGCCTGACGAGTCGCATCGGTTGATGGTGGAAGGGATGCAGGAAGTTTGCGACTACGCCGGCAAGCAGGGGGTCTTTCTCGCGCTCGAAAATCATGGTGGTCCGACGGCGACTGCCGTCGGGCTGTTGAAACTGGTGAAAGCGGTCGACAGTCCCTGGTTTGGCGTTAATTTGGACACCGGCAATTTTCATGGGGAAGACATCTATGGCGATCTCGCCAAAGTCGCTCCTTACGCATTGAACGTGCAAGTGAAGGTGGTCGTCTCGGGACCAGACGGCAAAAAGGTTCCGACTGACTTTGCCCAGATCGCCAAGATTTTGCGTGACGCCAACTATCGCGGCTTTGTCGTTTTGGAATACGAAGAAAACGCCGATCCGCGCGAAGAGTGCCCGAAGTTTGTCGAGATTCTACGAAAAGCGCTCGCCTAG
- a CDS encoding DUF1801 domain-containing protein, translating to MNPKVNEYLKNAKLWPQELRALRKIILASELAEDFKWRSPCYTYQGSNVLIIGELKACCTLGFLKGSLLKDPHGVLTKPGENSRAARMMSFTHVGEVTKAKSILQAYIQEAIEIEKAGLKVDFEQNREMDIPVELQQKWRENPSFKTAFDALTPGRQRGYLLHFTAAKQSPTRESRIEKATPRILAGKGLEDCICGLSKKMPRCDGSHKGNR from the coding sequence ATGAATCCGAAAGTGAATGAGTATCTGAAAAACGCCAAGTTGTGGCCGCAAGAACTGCGGGCCCTGCGAAAGATCATTCTCGCCAGCGAACTGGCCGAGGATTTTAAATGGCGCAGTCCTTGTTATACGTATCAGGGGAGCAATGTGCTGATCATCGGCGAGTTGAAAGCTTGCTGCACGCTTGGCTTTCTGAAAGGTTCACTCCTCAAGGATCCGCATGGCGTTTTGACCAAGCCTGGCGAAAATTCACGAGCGGCCCGCATGATGTCGTTCACCCATGTGGGCGAAGTCACAAAAGCGAAATCGATCCTGCAGGCCTATATTCAGGAAGCGATTGAAATCGAAAAAGCTGGCTTGAAAGTTGATTTCGAGCAGAATCGAGAGATGGATATTCCCGTTGAACTTCAACAGAAATGGCGAGAAAATCCGTCGTTCAAAACGGCCTTTGATGCATTGACCCCGGGACGACAACGAGGCTATCTCCTCCACTTCACCGCCGCCAAACAATCCCCAACCCGGGAATCGCGGATTGAAAAAGCGACTCCGCGAATTCTCGCCGGCAAAGGGCTCGAGGATTGTATTTGCGGGCTATCAAAAAAAATGCCGCGATGCGACGGATCGCACAAGGGGAATCGCTAA
- a CDS encoding Hpt domain-containing protein: MTIQSSSEPLYSELGDDPDLAEIVEMFVDEMPDRIESMLNCVDKNDWDGLGRIAHQLKGAAGSYGFGQITPYAAQLEHDCRSQASDEAMIASFRELAVVCRRIRGGAPSTKY, encoded by the coding sequence ATGACCATTCAATCCAGCAGCGAACCGCTCTATTCCGAACTGGGAGATGATCCCGACTTGGCGGAAATCGTCGAAATGTTCGTTGACGAGATGCCTGACCGAATCGAATCGATGCTGAATTGCGTCGACAAGAATGACTGGGACGGTCTCGGCCGAATCGCGCATCAACTAAAAGGGGCCGCCGGCAGCTATGGCTTCGGCCAGATCACCCCCTACGCCGCTCAACTCGAGCACGACTGCCGCAGTCAGGCAAGCGACGAAGCGATGATCGCTTCGTTTCGCGAACTCGCCGTAGTATGCCGCCGAATTCGCGGCGGCGCACCTAGCACGAAGTATTGA
- a CDS encoding GNAT family N-acetyltransferase, whose product MKHLISIRIASAAEREQVRSIRDRAFVSVRTVYSPTETATPKSTSQETARIDAIASIQGLDAGVIGLYSDGPQLRITGLGVLPALRKRGVASGLLNFAERVAIERDCRTLGLFTILETGNVEFFLRLSFAIVDEQLANWCESDRFDALHEVEMRRDVR is encoded by the coding sequence ATGAAACATTTGATTTCGATCCGAATCGCCTCCGCCGCGGAACGAGAGCAAGTTCGGTCAATAAGAGATCGAGCTTTCGTATCTGTTCGCACGGTCTACTCGCCTACAGAAACGGCCACTCCAAAATCCACGTCGCAGGAAACGGCTCGAATCGATGCGATCGCGTCCATTCAGGGTCTGGACGCCGGCGTCATCGGTCTTTATTCAGATGGTCCGCAACTGCGGATAACCGGTCTCGGCGTGCTTCCAGCGCTCCGTAAACGGGGAGTTGCCTCTGGTCTCCTGAATTTCGCGGAGCGAGTTGCAATAGAACGGGATTGCAGGACACTAGGATTGTTCACAATTCTTGAAACGGGCAACGTGGAATTTTTTTTACGGTTAAGTTTCGCCATCGTGGATGAGCAACTCGCCAATTGGTGCGAAAGCGACCGTTTCGACGCTTTGCACGAAGTTGAAATGAGGCGGGACGTTCGGTAA
- the polX gene encoding DNA polymerase/3'-5' exonuclease PolX, giving the protein MTNEQIASRFETLADLLEFDGANSFRVRAYRNAARTIQDLGDPLATMIEQGHDLTELDGIGDDLAKKIVVMVETGKLPQLDDLLKKVPATVLAILRIPGLGPKKAAVLHKELGINDLEQLQVACQEHRVKELKGFGAKTEETILKGIKIAAAADERTYWSKADHVVHDLLEHLKACASIERIEPAGSYRRGKETIGDIDILTVSTDAQEVMDRFAQFPLVEETIARGETKMSVRLETGLQVDLRVVPAESFGAALQYFTGSKEHNVHVRSIAKQKGMKVSEWGVFRVADDGAETYLVGAEEADVYAALDLPCFPPEIRENREEFRWAASDKLPDLIVESDLQGDLHMHTQASDGANTLAEMVAAAREKGLKFIAITDHSQRVSMANGLNSERLLEQWEMIDEFRKSIDDDFLVLKGIECDILEQGGMDLPDEVLAQADWVIGSVHYGQNQSKRQITDRIIGALENPHVCMIAHPTGRLINNRPPYEVDLEEVYQAAIANKKFLELNAAPKRLDLNDVYCAAAKQRGIPIVINTDAHRTEGLAQARYGILQARRAGLTKADVANTRSWAEMQKMLGR; this is encoded by the coding sequence ATGACCAACGAACAAATCGCCAGCCGTTTTGAGACGCTCGCCGACCTTTTGGAATTCGACGGGGCCAACTCGTTTCGTGTGCGCGCCTATCGTAATGCGGCTCGTACGATCCAAGATCTGGGCGATCCCTTAGCGACGATGATCGAGCAAGGCCACGATCTCACCGAATTGGACGGCATCGGCGACGACTTGGCGAAGAAGATCGTCGTGATGGTCGAAACCGGCAAGCTGCCCCAGTTGGACGATTTGCTGAAAAAAGTGCCGGCCACAGTCCTGGCGATCTTGCGCATCCCCGGATTAGGCCCTAAAAAGGCGGCGGTCTTACACAAAGAACTGGGGATCAACGATCTCGAACAACTGCAGGTCGCCTGTCAGGAGCATCGCGTCAAAGAGCTCAAAGGTTTTGGCGCCAAAACCGAAGAGACGATCCTGAAAGGGATCAAAATCGCCGCAGCGGCCGACGAGCGAACCTATTGGTCCAAGGCCGATCATGTCGTGCACGATCTGCTGGAACATCTGAAGGCGTGCGCAAGCATCGAGCGCATCGAACCGGCCGGCAGCTATCGCCGCGGCAAAGAAACGATCGGCGATATCGATATTCTGACCGTCTCGACCGACGCCCAGGAAGTGATGGATCGTTTCGCCCAGTTTCCGCTGGTCGAGGAGACGATTGCGCGCGGCGAAACGAAGATGTCGGTCCGCTTGGAAACCGGCCTACAGGTCGATCTGCGCGTCGTACCTGCCGAATCATTTGGCGCGGCGCTGCAATACTTTACCGGTTCCAAAGAGCACAACGTCCATGTGCGCAGCATCGCCAAGCAAAAGGGGATGAAGGTCAGCGAATGGGGCGTGTTTCGGGTGGCGGATGATGGCGCAGAAACCTATCTGGTCGGCGCCGAAGAAGCCGACGTTTACGCCGCGCTCGACCTTCCCTGCTTTCCGCCGGAGATCCGCGAAAATCGAGAAGAGTTCCGCTGGGCCGCGTCAGACAAGCTGCCGGATCTCATCGTCGAAAGTGATTTGCAGGGAGACCTGCATATGCACACGCAAGCCAGCGACGGCGCCAACACGCTGGCGGAAATGGTCGCGGCGGCGCGCGAAAAGGGACTGAAGTTTATTGCGATTACCGATCACTCGCAGCGCGTTTCGATGGCCAACGGGCTCAATAGCGAACGTTTGCTGGAACAATGGGAAATGATCGACGAATTTCGGAAATCGATCGACGATGACTTTCTCGTCCTCAAAGGAATCGAGTGCGATATCCTCGAGCAAGGCGGCATGGATCTGCCCGACGAAGTGTTAGCCCAGGCCGACTGGGTGATCGGCAGCGTTCACTACGGTCAAAATCAATCGAAACGACAGATCACCGACCGGATTATCGGAGCGTTGGAGAACCCGCACGTCTGCATGATCGCTCATCCGACCGGGCGCCTAATCAACAATCGTCCGCCGTACGAGGTCGATTTGGAAGAAGTCTATCAGGCGGCGATCGCAAACAAGAAATTTTTAGAATTGAACGCCGCGCCCAAGCGTCTCGATTTGAATGACGTCTACTGCGCCGCCGCCAAGCAGCGCGGCATTCCGATCGTGATCAATACCGACGCCCATCGGACCGAAGGTCTGGCCCAAGCCCGCTATGGCATCTTACAAGCGCGGCGCGCCGGATTGACCAAAGCGGATGTCGCCAACACGCGTAGTTGGGCCGAGATGCAGAAGATGCTCGGCCGTTAG